CATCCCCAGGCTAAGCTTTTTATCGGCGGCGAAAGCCTGGGCGGGCTCCTCTCTTTTACTCTTGCCGCCCTGAATCCCGGCTATTTTTCGGGCATGGTCCTTCTGTCCCCGGCGTTCAAAAGCGCGTTGAAGTTTATTCCCAACGACGTCGTAAATTTTATTGATTCTCTTTTGATCAACCCTGATAAACCGATGAAAGTCCCTTACTTTACCGCCATGGCAACCAGGGACTTAACATTGTTAAGAAAGATCAATAAAGATAAAAGGGAGGTTCGGGTCACCACCTCCAAATTTCTCCTCAATACTTTGCTGGAGCAGATCAAAGCGAATTTTATCATCCCCAGGATCGAGCTCCCCACCCTCTTTTTGGTCTCCGGCCACGACCTGTTCGTTTCGTCCACGGAAAGCGGCAATGTCTTTCGCCGCCTGCCGGTCAAAGATAAAACTTTGATCGAATACCCGGAAATGTACCACGCCCTGTCGGTCGACCTTGGCCGGGAAAAGGTTTTTGGCGATCTGGCCGCTTGGCTCAAAAAACATTGAAATCATCCTGCTCCTGGGGTAAACTTCTTAAAGAATTTATTTGAAAAGGAGAGCTATTTATGAAGAATATTGCCGCCGTATTATTGCTTGTCTGCTTTTTCACCACCCCCATTTTGGCCCTGACCCCAACCGAGCTTAAACAAACCATTGACCAGTTGTCGATTGAAGATCTTAGTGATATAAACAACTCATTGTTCAAGCTTTCCAACGATTCGGCCCGCCTGACCGGCTACGTCAAGGAAGACCCGGTCGCGGTCGGCGGAGGGGGCGGGTTCTACTATTTCATGCCGACCGGCAATATTAACGATAACAAGCCTTTATCCGCGTCCAGCCTCGGATCACTTTCAGGCGGGGCCGGAGGTTTCATGGTCAATCTCAATCCCAATCTGGCGGTTGGCGGGCTTTTTGGCGGTTTGGGGAGCGGCAGTTCCACCAAAGTGGGAACTACCTACTATGATTTTAGTGTTGGCGCCGCGTTTGAATTGGCTCAGCTCCAGTACAAGCCGATAATTAACGATTCGTTCATCCTCGGGCTGGACCTTGGCGTTGGGTTCGCCCAAGGATCGTACCAAATCTATCAAACTGACGAAACGTCCATCAGTCAGGATACGATCCGGTCAGGCAACGGCCTGGCCATGCTTTGCGGCGTCGACCTGCGCAAACGGCTAACTAACTTCTTCTTTACCGGGATAAAACTTGGCTGGCTAAGCACTTCGTTCGATTCGCTCAAACGCGGGGATTTTGTTGATCCTGGAAAGAAACAAACTATCTCGGCTTATTATCTGGCGGTCACGCTGGGCGGGAATTTCTAACCTTTACAGCGGTTTCGTTATATTGAAGTCAATCTCGTTGAACTGAAGATTGAAGTCAGAAACGGTATTGAACACATATTTGGGAGAGAATTTAACTCCCCATGGCTCGTAATAATAATCAAGCGAGATCGCCAGGTATGTACCTTTATAATTCGTTGCCGCGGCAAAAGTGTACAACGTCCCGTCTTTTACATAGTTAAAATCCTGGTTGGTCTTGAGGTTATACATCCCGATATGGCCATTCAACATCGTTTCATCA
The window above is part of the Candidatus Margulisiibacteriota bacterium genome. Proteins encoded here:
- a CDS encoding lysophospholipase, which translates into the protein MIHGIGAQSDRWHYLAEYLAKFNFATYAIDLKGFGETKTPRGHIESFDIYFQDIKKLYAKIRHDHPQAKLFIGGESLGGLLSFTLAALNPGYFSGMVLLSPAFKSALKFIPNDVVNFIDSLLINPDKPMKVPYFTAMATRDLTLLRKINKDKREVRVTTSKFLLNTLLEQIKANFIIPRIELPTLFLVSGHDLFVSSTESGNVFRRLPVKDKTLIEYPEMYHALSVDLGREKVFGDLAAWLKKH